Below is a genomic region from Methanolobus sediminis.
ACTGGCTTTTGGACTATTGCTTGATGTGATCTATTTTAGATTGGGTATAAAAGCCTCATCTATTGTAGGAAGTGCAAGTGAAGTACTGGATCCCTGGATAAAAACAGCGTTTGCACTATTGCTAATTCCTTTCATAATCCACGGTATCTATAAACAAAGGAAATTGAAGAAAGGTAAGACTTCATCTTCTTCGATGGTGTAGTTCTTTTGAGAGAACTTCTGTCATTTTGTTTTTGAACTCATCAACTATAATGTCAGCTTGTTCGTCAATTCCCTGTTTAGTATGTTTAGTTTTAATATCGTCGAATATTTCCGGCTCTAAATCATCCTGGGTCGGTATTGCCACTATTCTCCCCAAGGTGTCACCGTTTTTGATCTTGCCGTTCTCCCACGAAAAATCTCCTTTACTTTTCATAATTTCCGCCCCGGCGTGAAACAACAAATATCCACAATTAAATCGTTAATATAACTTCTAACCAGTATATTATATGTTCTATAAGTATATACGGATTTTGAAAGGTGGAATTAATCATCCAACCTCTAATATTCTCTTATTCATGTTTTTGTTCTTTTCCGATGAGCACTTCCGTTGACTTGATTATTGCAAAGACCTTATCTCCTTCTTTTATCTCAAGTCTTTCTACTGCTTCGGAAGTTATAATGGATGTGAGTGCAGATGGATCTATCTCCAGTTTTACCTTGGCAACAAGGCCATCTTTTTCAACACCTATGACCTTTGCAGGAATCTTGTTACGTGCTGAGATTGCAAGACAAAGTTTTTCCCAGGAGCCTTCATCTTCCATCGTATTGTTGATGAATTTCCTGTTCATCTCATATTCCTTGATGAGCCTGCGACCTTCATCTGTGAGAAAAGTTCCCTGGTTCTTTCCGCCTCTGATAGTTGTTACTACATCCTTACCCAGTCTTTCGCTTATTTTATTGAGGACGTTCCATGCATGCTTGTAGGATATATCCATTTTCATGCA
It encodes:
- a CDS encoding molybdenum-dependent transcriptional regulator; protein product: MEAKTKVWLAEDGKPIIGGGKVELLKAIDEEKSLRKACMKMDISYKHAWNVLNKISERLGKDVVTTIRGGKNQGTFLTDEGRRLIKEYEMNRKFINNTMEDEGSWEKLCLAISARNKIPAKVIGVEKDGLVAKVKLEIDPSALTSIITSEAVERLEIKEGDKVFAIIKSTEVLIGKEQKHE